The stretch of DNA GCCGGTTAGCTCCATCTTGGCCTGGGTCTCGGTAATCTGGACCAATTTCGCCTTCATGTCGTTCTGCGACACGGCGTCGAGCAGGAAGAGCTCGGCCAGGCGGTCGTTTTCAAACGTCCAGCTTTCCCCCACCTTCACTTTGCCTTTCGGCAGGAAGATCCCGGTCAGCAAGCTGCTGCACTGAACGTTGATCAGGTCGAGTTCGCCGCGGGTGAAGTGCCCCTCGGGTAGGTACAACTCTTGGCGGCCCCCTTCGAGCTCGGCGGCGACCAGCGTCTTGGAAGCAGGGAGCGTCGTCCGCTCATCCTGGCCGTTGAGCTTCATGTCCGCCCAGGCTTCGTCGTACTTGCGGACAGCCGCAAGCGGCGAATCCGAACCCAAGAGACGCTCGTCATATTGAAGAGTGCCGGTCAGCGCCATCGGAAATTCGCGAAGTTTGGTTCCGTCGGGATTTACGCGAACGGTCCCCTCAACCTCCATAACCACTTTGCACACACGGTTTTGGGCGGCAGGACCGACCTTCAATTCGACGCTTTGCTCCGCCGCTACGGAAATTCCCGGCGCGAAAAAGGAAAGCGAAACGAATAGTGCGGCTCGTGCATCGAAGTTCATGTAACGAAATCCCAGGGAACGCGCTAAGAGAAAGTAGTGATTCTTCCGTAGGATCGTCAAAATCGGGCCCCCAAGTCCAGCAGATTGGATCGGATGTTGGGGTTGCTCCAATAGTTGACGAAAACCGGCCTGTGATATACCGCACGATCCTGAAGCCGATTTTTGACGTAAAGTTAATTCAGGCGATCGTTTAACGGTTCCTATCTCCTCGCCGCTTTTCCGGGGATTCTCATATCCCAACCGCGAACTTGAAAAAAAACGCGAACATTTTCGCAACCTTTTCCCACTTGATTGCGTATAAACCAATGAACAATTTGCTGGTAAATAGTCTCAGGGTTCACAAATAAAAACGACGTGAATTCCTGGTCTTTTTAGCGGCGACGAGCATTTTGACAGAAAAGAGGCCCCTGCTTCGCAGGTTTTCAGTCCCAGTGCTTGAGTGACGTGCGTCCTGGAAGGACGCTGCACCCCAAAGTCCAACGCGTGCGAGTAATTCGCAGGGATTGTCGCTGTTGGCAGCTCACCTAGTGAGGGACAACGTGAATACGAACTACAAATCTGAAAGCTTGCGACGTTTTCGCGACCAACAGGTCCGATTCGCGCCGCGCGATAAAAAAGTGGATCAGGCCAATCGGGCCGAACGCCTGCTGGGCGAAATCGACCCGAAGAAGACCTATCCGTACGAATATCTCTTTTTCCGCATTACCGACTTCCGTCCGGATGACAATCCGCAAGGAACGGTCGAAGGCGCCGAAACGCAGCATGACCTGCGGCTGTTCGTCGAAGACCTGTCCGATTCGGCCGACATTCCGGTGGAACTGGCCGGCGAAGAGGTCTTGACCGTCGAAGAATTGAGCCACAAGTTCAACGTTTCGACCAAGACGATTTCTCGTTGGCGGGCTCAAGGGCTGGTCAGTCGTCGCTTCCTGTTTGAAGGACGCAAGCGGGTCGGTTTTCTGAAAAGCAGCGTCGAACGGTTTGTGCGGAATAACTCCGACCGAATCGAACGGGGCCGTCAGTTCAGTCAGCTGACGGAGGAGGAGAAGGACGAAATCATCGAACGTGCCCGACGTCTGGCTCGCGCCGGCGGCGGTCCTTCGGAAGTTGCCCGGCGAATTGCGACCCGCATGGGCCGCAGCGTCGAGACGATTCGTTACACGCTGAAAAACTACGACGAGAAGAACTCGGAGACCGCGGTCTTCCCGCGTTCGACCGGTCCGCTGAGCGACGACGCCAAGGAAGGAATCTTCCAGGCCTATCGCGACGGCACGTCGGTTGATCGTTTGGCCGAGCGGTATCACCGAACCAAGAACAGCGTTTACCGCGTGGTGAACGAAGTTCGCGCGACCCACATCGAAGAGCTTCCGCTCGACTGCATCTACAACGAAGTGTTTGAAGATGCGAGCATGGAAGAAGAGATCTTGGGCCCGCTGCCGGTGGCGGAAACGGCGACTCGCCGGACCCGTCCGCCGTCTGGTTTGCCGTCGTACCTAGCGTCGCTGTACGAAGCTCCGCTGTTGACGCGTGAGCAGGAATATCACCTGTTCCGTAAGTTTAACTATCTGAAGTTCAAAGCGGCCAAGTTGCGTGACGAAGTCGAAGCCAGCAAGGCTAAGGCGAGCGTCATGGACGAGATTGAACGCCTGTACGACGCCGCGGTCGAAGTGAAGAACCAGATCGTGCAGTCGAACCTGCGTCTGGTCGTGTCGATCGCCAAGCGTCACCTCGGCGCCGCCGAAGAGTTTTTTGAACTGGTCAGTGACGGCAACATGTCGCTCATTCGAGCGGTCGAAAAGTTCGACTATTCGCGCGGTAACAAGTTCAGCACGTACTGCAGCTGGGCGATCATGAAGAACTTCGCTCGTACGATTCCGGTCGAGTTCAAACATCGCGATCGATTTCGCACCAGTTTGGACGAACTGTTCCAAGGTCGGGTCGATAATCGCAGCGACCAGTACGAGCAAGAATCGTTGCAGCAGCAACGTGAAGTTCAGATCCAGGGGATCTTGAATCGGCTCGATGAACGCGAGCAGAAAATCATCATCCGCCGCTACGGTCTGGACCACGATCACGAGCCGCAAACGCTCAAAGAAGTGGGCGCCGAACTGGGCGTCACCAAAGAGCGGATTCGCCAGATCGAAGCCCGAGCGCTCAACAAGTTGCGCGTCGCCGCGCAAGAGGCGAAGCTCGATTTGCCGGAAGTGAACTAACGCTGGCGCGCTGTTGGCGAAGTGAAAAAATTGAAAGAGCCCGAGATAATCGTCTCGGGCTCTTTTTTTGCGCCTGCGATCGCGGAAACGCCTATTTTTTCTGGCTCGCAACGTCCTCCTGACTGACGTCAAAGGTGAACTCGTTGCTCCCTTCGGTGACTTCCGCGGTTAGCGGCGTCGTCTCTGGACGACGGACTTTACGCGGCAATTTCCAGGGAAGTTGCTCCTGCTTTTCCAGCGGAACGCCAGGCAGCGGCGGAGGTCCTTCCGGCGGTAGCAAGGTCACCGCGTATTGGCCAGTCGCCACGTCGCTAAGGTGAACTGTGCCGCTGGCGTCGAGCTTGCCGCAATACGACTCGCCGTTTTCTCGGCACGATAGATCAATCATGGCGGCTTCCAGCGGCATTTCGCCCTTGGAGGCGGTGATGGCAACGTCGCCAGGCTCAGAGCATAGCTCTTCGCGGCTCGCAAAATAACGACGTAAGTCGTTATTTTGCGAGCGCATCCGTGCGATCACGCAGTCTGCCGAGAAAATCAACGGACTGCTAGTCGCCGCAACCAGTTGTTTGCAGCGTCGTTTCCTGGTTTTTTATAAGATCTATCGCTGTCGTGGCCTGTGTTTTTCGGTGATGTCGCGAGATATTCATGGACTTTCGTCACGGCTGCCAATGTTGTAGGCGGCCATGATTGGCGGAAAGTCGAAGCGGCCCCCGCGGCCAAGTGCCCCTTGAACGAAGAACCAGGCATGCTGGCGCCAAACGTTGACCCAAATTTGCGAATCGGGGCGAGGGGATGAACCTCTAACGGCGAGATTTCGTCTGGTAGAAAGTGGGGCTAAAACGGGCGAAAAGCCCCTGTTATTGGCAAGTCAGGGAAGCTTTCTGGGGTCGTTGAAAACTTCCTCTCGTTTTTTTGCTGGCCAGTGGCTGAAGGCGACTTGCGGGGGCAGGTCAACTCGCTATATTAGTCTGTTTTCGATTATAGCCCGACTAACGGGCTGGCGTAGCTCAATTGGCAGAGCAGCTGATTTGTAATCAGCAGGTTGTGGGTTCGACTCCCACCGCTAGCTTCCGCGAAGCGGCTTTTCGTGCTCATGCGAACCCGCGCCAGCCTTCGGGCGGGCGATCGCAGTAAGGTGAGACTTGCGGCGAAAAGGACGCGGGGTGCAGTGAATAAGTGCGGGGGGTTTCCCGAGCGGTCAAAGGGGACAGACTGTAAATCTGTTGGCTATGCCTTCACAGGTTCGAATCCTGTACCCCCCACTTGTAAAAAAATGACGCCAAGGGGCTTATGCCCGCTGGCGGAACCACACCAAAAAAGGTGAGAATGGCGAAGATCGGCGCCGTACTGCGGCGGCGATAGTCGCAAGAGACGATTCGCGGGTGTAGCTCAATGGTAGAGCAACAGCCTTCCAAGCTGAAGACGAGGGTTCGATTCCCTTCACCCGCTTGGGCGGCGCCAAGCCGCAGTCTGAATTGGACCCGTCGTCCGGTTCGGAATATCTGTGGCGGACATGCGCACACCGCGTATGTCGCTGCTGTAGCTCAGTGGTAGAGCACTTCCTTGGTAAGGAAGAGGTCATGGGTTCAAGTCCCATCAGCAGCTCTTCGCTAGTTGTTTATTTCCGCTTGCTCCAAGTTTGCACTGATTCAGTGGGGATTACGAAAGACTAAGAACATGGCCAAGGACGTATTTGAAAGAACTAAGCCGCACGTCAACGTCGGCACTATCGGCCACATTGACCATGGCAAAACGACCACGACCGGCGCCATCCTCGCCGTCCAGGCGGCCAAGGGTTTGGCGAAGAACAAGGCGTACTCCGATATCGCCAAGGGCGGTACCGTTCGTGACGCGACGAAGACCGTGACCATTGCGGTCGCCCACGTCGAGTACGAAACCGACACTCGTCACTACGCTCACATCGACTGCCCGGGCCACGCTGACTTTGTGAAGAACATGATCACCGGCGCCGCCCAGATGGACGGTGCGATTCTGGTCGTGTCGGCTGCTGACGGTCCGATGCCGCAGACGAAGGAGCACGTTCTGCTGGCTCGTCAGGTTGGCGTGCCGTACATCGTGGTCTTCCTGAACAAGTGCGACCTGGTCGACGACGAAGAGCTGCTGGATCTCGTCGAGCTGGAAGTTCGCGAACTGCTCAGTAAGTACGAATTCCCCGGCGACGATTGTCCGGTGATTCGCGGCGCTTCGCTGCCGGCTTACAACAGCCCGGCCGATCCGGATGCCAGCAAGTGCATCTCGGAACTGATGGACGCCCTGGACTCGTACATTCCGGAACCGGCTCGCGAAGCTGACAAGCCGTTCCTGATGGCGATCGAAGACGTCTTCTCGATCGAAGGTCGCGGTACCGTCGCCACCGGTCGTATCGAACGCGGCGTCGTCAAGGTTGGTGAAGAAGTTTCGATCATCGGCCTGAACGATACCCCGACCAAGACCACGGTCACCGGTATCGAAATGTTCAACAAGATCCTGCAAGAGGGTTATGCGGGCGACAACGTCGGCTGCTTGCTCCGCGGCGTCAAGCGTGAAGACATTTCGCGCGGCCAGGTGCTCGCCAAGCCGGGTTCGATTACCCCGCACACCAAGTTTGAAGCGGAAATCTACTGCTTGTCGAAGGAAGAAGGCGGTCGTCACACCCCGTTCTTCTCTGGTTATCGCCCGCAGTTCTACTTCCGTACGACCGACGTGACTGGTACCGCCAACCTGATCGGCGCCGAAATGTGCATGCCGGGCGACAACGTTCGCATTGAGGTCGAGCTGCACAAGCCGATCGCGATGGACGACGGCGTTCGCTTCGCGATTCGCGAAGGCGGCCGCACCGTTGGTTCGGGCGTCGTTACGAAGATTCTCGCCTAAGCGAGACAGAGTAAATTTTGCGGCGCCCGGCCCGAAAACATGGGTCGGGC from Blastopirellula retiformator encodes:
- a CDS encoding sigma-70 family RNA polymerase sigma factor, encoding MNTNYKSESLRRFRDQQVRFAPRDKKVDQANRAERLLGEIDPKKTYPYEYLFFRITDFRPDDNPQGTVEGAETQHDLRLFVEDLSDSADIPVELAGEEVLTVEELSHKFNVSTKTISRWRAQGLVSRRFLFEGRKRVGFLKSSVERFVRNNSDRIERGRQFSQLTEEEKDEIIERARRLARAGGGPSEVARRIATRMGRSVETIRYTLKNYDEKNSETAVFPRSTGPLSDDAKEGIFQAYRDGTSVDRLAERYHRTKNSVYRVVNEVRATHIEELPLDCIYNEVFEDASMEEEILGPLPVAETATRRTRPPSGLPSYLASLYEAPLLTREQEYHLFRKFNYLKFKAAKLRDEVEASKAKASVMDEIERLYDAAVEVKNQIVQSNLRLVVSIAKRHLGAAEEFFELVSDGNMSLIRAVEKFDYSRGNKFSTYCSWAIMKNFARTIPVEFKHRDRFRTSLDELFQGRVDNRSDQYEQESLQQQREVQIQGILNRLDEREQKIIIRRYGLDHDHEPQTLKEVGAELGVTKERIRQIEARALNKLRVAAQEAKLDLPEVN
- the tuf gene encoding elongation factor Tu yields the protein MAKDVFERTKPHVNVGTIGHIDHGKTTTTGAILAVQAAKGLAKNKAYSDIAKGGTVRDATKTVTIAVAHVEYETDTRHYAHIDCPGHADFVKNMITGAAQMDGAILVVSAADGPMPQTKEHVLLARQVGVPYIVVFLNKCDLVDDEELLDLVELEVRELLSKYEFPGDDCPVIRGASLPAYNSPADPDASKCISELMDALDSYIPEPAREADKPFLMAIEDVFSIEGRGTVATGRIERGVVKVGEEVSIIGLNDTPTKTTVTGIEMFNKILQEGYAGDNVGCLLRGVKREDISRGQVLAKPGSITPHTKFEAEIYCLSKEEGGRHTPFFSGYRPQFYFRTTDVTGTANLIGAEMCMPGDNVRIEVELHKPIAMDDGVRFAIREGGRTVGSGVVTKILA